From the Pediococcus acidilactici genome, the window AAAATCACTTTCGGCCGCCGACTTTGTTGACGGTCAAAAAAAATCAATCCGTCTGCTGGTTTCATTTATCCGTCTGCCGTTTTAACCGTTTAACTTCGCTTAATTTTAAGGCGCGCCATTTTCCTGACTGCACGTCGTCAATCGACAAAAACGAGTAGCTATTCCGGTGCAATTTTTGTACCGGATGACCAACCGCCATGAACATCTTTTTAACTTGATGATTGCGCCCTTCGTGAATCGTTAATTGCACAATCGAAGTCTTTTTTTCTAGGTCAGTACTAATCACCTTAGCCTTGGCTTTAGCGGTTTTCCGGTGGTCAATTACGATCCCTTCTTCTAACCGTTTCAGTGCCGTTCCATTAATTAGGCCCTTGACCTTAGCGGTGTACGTCTTTTCAAATTTAAACTTAGGATGCATCAATCGGTTAGCCAATTCTCCATCGTTGGTCATCAAGACTGCACCAGAAGTATCGTAGTCCAGCCTTCCGACTGGGTAAATACGTTCGGTAACGTCTGGGAAAAAGTCCATAACCGTTTTCCGGTTTTTATCGTCACTAACCGACGTGATCACTCCCCGCGGTTTATTTAATAGGAAATAGACGTTTTGCTCGCGTTGGATAGGCACCCCATCAACTTCGATCCGGGCATGTTGGTCTACCTTAGTTCCTAATTCCTTAATCACTTGCCCATTAACTTTTACATGCCCTTCGGCAATTAGTTTTTCGGATTTTCGCCGCGAAGCCACTCCAGCCTCGGCCATTACTTTCTGTAATCTTTCTTCTGCCATAGTTACTCCTTATTCGTTGTCATTTTTGATTCAAACTCTTGTAAAAATAGGTCTTCATTATCATCTGGATCTCCTTCGGCATTCTCGGAGTCTTCAGGCAACGCCGGCAATTCCGTAAGATCTTGTAACCCAAAATAGTCCAAAAATTCTGCAGTTGTGCCGTATGTTTTCGGTCTTCCTGGCTCGTTCAACCGCCCGGTGACCTTGACTAAATTTCTTAAAACTAGGTTCTGTAAGGTGGTTCCACTGTGAACGCCCCGAATTTGATCAATTTCAATCCGGGTAATGGGCTGCCGATACGCCACAATTGCTAGAATTTCCAAAGCTGCTGCTGACAACCCCGCTTGATTAGACCGGGCAAAATATTTTTTAATCAGCACCGCTAGCTCAGGCTTGGTAACTAATTTATAGGTTCCTCCCGTTTGAATCAAGCTTAATGCCGAACTTGGGTCTTGACGATACTTTTCAGCTAACTCTTCCAAAATGGTGGTGACCGCCGGCTTAGCGAAGCCAGTTAACTCTGCTAAGTTGGCCAGTGTAATTCCTTCGGCACCCGCCACAAAAAGTAGCCCTTCAACTTTTTGTTCCTTGTTCATTAACCTCACCTATCTTAATTATAATTGACTGGTCTGCGGAATCTTGGGACAGTTTGATTTGTTGTTTTTTTGCTAACTCTAAAATTGCCATGAAGGTGGTCACCAGAACTTCGCGGTTAACCCGAGCACTGAACAGCTCTTCAAAACGGCAAACTGTCTGTTGGTGAACCATCTTTTGCACAAAAGCCATTTGTTCTTCAATTGAAACTTCTTCCGTTTGCACTGTCCGAGAAACCGGTTCTAGTAAGGCTTGGCGAGCGAGCACTTTTTGTAAAGCCTTTTGTAAGTCGGTAAGTTCAATTCCCGGGGCTAACCGGGTGACCGCCGCCGGATCAATTTCCATCTCTGGACGCGAAAACGAACGTTGCCGTTCTATTTCTAATCCCCGCAAATTTTCAGAAGCCGTTTTAAAAATCTGGTATTCAATTAACTGATCTACCAAGTCATTACGGGGGTCTTCGTCAACTAGCTCTTCATCTTCTTCATGAGGCAACAACATCTTACCCTTAATCTCCGTCAGCTTAGCTGCCATTACTAGATACTCTCCGGCAATGTTTAGCTTTAACGTTTTCTGAGTATGCAAATATTGTAAATATTGACTTGTAATTTCTGAAATGCGAATGTCGTAAATACTCATTTGCGACTGTCGAATCAAATGTAATAATAAATCGAGCGGTCCTTCAAAGTCAGCTAACTTCACGTCCGGTAAATTATACACTTTAGTTTTCATCAACTTGCCCCATTTCAAAACGTTCAACCATTGCGCTTGTCTTCAGCGATCCCATTAACCGTCGATCCGGAAAAATCGATAACAATGATCGAAAGATTTCGTTTTCGTTAAAAACCGTTTCTTCATTTGCGATGAAGGCCATCCGTTCCACAACTACGCAATCGGCTTCCAAAACAATCAACACTAGTCCAATGTATGTGCCGTTTCTGCGTTCCAAGTAAATCTGGCGGTTCTTTTTGGTATATCGCTCTAAAACTTGCTGTACCACATCGATTGAGTGAAACTCGTCAATCGTTGAGAGTAAGCCCATTGCAATTTGTCTTTTTGATTCTGTGTATTTAACTAACATTTTGCTCCCCTGTTATCAGGCTCGCGGATGGTACTTGTCGTATACATCCACTAACCGCTGTTGAGTAATGTGCGTATAAATTTGGGTAGTTGAAATATCTGCATGACCAAGTAGTTCTTGCACAATTCGTAAATCCGCGCCATTTTCCAATAAATGCGTTGCAAAAGAATGCCGTAGCGTATGTGGAGTAATATTTTTTTCGATCCCCGCTTTTTGAACCTGTGCCTTCAAGTTTTTCCAAACTCCTTGACGGGTTAAAGGGTGTCCGTGTTGGTTAAGAAAAATTTCGTTATACCGTTTTGATCCTAATAACGCTCTTCGTGGACCATTAATGTAACGCTCTAGCCAATCAATCGCCACGTCGCCGATCGGAATGATCCGCTGTTTATTTCCCTTACCAACCGTTTCAATAAGCCCCATCTCTAAATGCAATTCGTTGAGGTTTAAGGCAATCAGTTCGCTAACTCGTAATCCCGTTGCGTACATGACCTCTAAAATCGCCCGGTCCCGAATTCCTAAAGGTTTCGTAGTATCCGGAACCTTAAGCAAACGTTCAACCTCTTCAGTGGTTAAAACTGATGGCAAGTGTTGCGCACGCTTGGGCGGATCGATATTAGTCATCGGGTCCGTTTGAATTCGTTCGTTAAGCAATAAATACTTAAAAAACTTTCGCAAACTGGAAATCGTGTGAATTGAAGAACTTCGAGCCCGACCGGTCTGCTTTAAAGCGTTAAGGTAGTTTAATATGGTATAACGGTCAACATCTTTAATATCGGAAATATTTTGTTCTTGCAAAAAGTTTTGCAAATGACGTAATTCCTGACGATAACTCACAATCGTATTATCTGAAAGTCCTCGCTCAACTTTTAGAGCGTGGAGATAATCGTTAATTAAGTCATCCATTACCCTATTGCTCCTTTAAAACAATCCCATCGGCGGTTTGTTCAATTACGCCCGCTTTAAGCAAGTGACCAATTGCCATCTTGAAACGACTTTTACTAATCCCAAAATGTTCTTTAATATCACTAGGATTACTGTGATCGTTAAACGGCAGTTGCCGGTCTGCGCGGTGTTGCAATAACGCTAAAATCATCGCGGCATCGTCCCCAAGTGCTTCATAATTACGAGGTTTCAACGAGAGGTTTAGCGTTCCGTCTGGATGGATTCCAATTACCCGGGCCTGTACTTTTTCGCCTAAACGAGGTTCCCGATCCCGTTCCGAAGGGTGAATAAAACCTAGATGAAATTGGTCGGTAATTACCAAAGTACCAGCTAATTTAAGTCGGTACGCCGTTGCCGAAACATTTTGGTTAATCATCTTTTTATTTGCCCGCACGGAAATTGCCTTAAAAACGGTGGAGTCAGCTGGATGGGCCCACATCCGTTCCTTATTA encodes:
- a CDS encoding rRNA pseudouridine synthase — its product is MAEERLQKVMAEAGVASRRKSEKLIAEGHVKVNGQVIKELGTKVDQHARIEVDGVPIQREQNVYFLLNKPRGVITSVSDDKNRKTVMDFFPDVTERIYPVGRLDYDTSGAVLMTNDGELANRLMHPKFKFEKTYTAKVKGLINGTALKRLEEGIVIDHRKTAKAKAKVISTDLEKKTSIVQLTIHEGRNHQVKKMFMAVGHPVQKLHRNSYSFLSIDDVQSGKWRALKLSEVKRLKRQTDK
- the scpB gene encoding SMC-Scp complex subunit ScpB — translated: MNKEQKVEGLLFVAGAEGITLANLAELTGFAKPAVTTILEELAEKYRQDPSSALSLIQTGGTYKLVTKPELAVLIKKYFARSNQAGLSAAALEILAIVAYRQPITRIEIDQIRGVHSGTTLQNLVLRNLVKVTGRLNEPGRPKTYGTTAEFLDYFGLQDLTELPALPEDSENAEGDPDDNEDLFLQEFESKMTTNKE
- a CDS encoding segregation/condensation protein A — translated: MKTKVYNLPDVKLADFEGPLDLLLHLIRQSQMSIYDIRISEITSQYLQYLHTQKTLKLNIAGEYLVMAAKLTEIKGKMLLPHEEDEELVDEDPRNDLVDQLIEYQIFKTASENLRGLEIERQRSFSRPEMEIDPAAVTRLAPGIELTDLQKALQKVLARQALLEPVSRTVQTEEVSIEEQMAFVQKMVHQQTVCRFEELFSARVNREVLVTTFMAILELAKKQQIKLSQDSADQSIIIKIGEVNEQGTKS
- a CDS encoding riboflavin biosynthesis protein RibT; this translates as MLVKYTESKRQIAMGLLSTIDEFHSIDVVQQVLERYTKKNRQIYLERRNGTYIGLVLIVLEADCVVVERMAFIANEETVFNENEIFRSLLSIFPDRRLMGSLKTSAMVERFEMGQVDEN
- the xerD gene encoding site-specific tyrosine recombinase XerD, yielding MDDLINDYLHALKVERGLSDNTIVSYRQELRHLQNFLQEQNISDIKDVDRYTILNYLNALKQTGRARSSSIHTISSLRKFFKYLLLNERIQTDPMTNIDPPKRAQHLPSVLTTEEVERLLKVPDTTKPLGIRDRAILEVMYATGLRVSELIALNLNELHLEMGLIETVGKGNKQRIIPIGDVAIDWLERYINGPRRALLGSKRYNEIFLNQHGHPLTRQGVWKNLKAQVQKAGIEKNITPHTLRHSFATHLLENGADLRIVQELLGHADISTTQIYTHITQQRLVDVYDKYHPRA
- a CDS encoding S1-like domain-containing RNA-binding protein, translating into METLLGKKIQAKVIDENDQFYFAQAEDGLTYRIDKKEIKKPLKKDSNFKGFAYENANHERQMTREAPKATTGKYGWGTVVKVRKDLGVFVDIGLNNKDVVVSLDELPTETKIWPHVDDQLLVCLTVDNKERMWAHPADSTVFKAISVRANKKMINQNVSATAYRLKLAGTLVITDQFHLGFIHPSERDREPRLGEKVQARVIGIHPDGTLNLSLKPRNYEALGDDAAMILALLQHRADRQLPFNDHSNPSDIKEHFGISKSRFKMAIGHLLKAGVIEQTADGIVLKEQ